A genome region from Diorhabda carinulata isolate Delta chromosome 2, icDioCari1.1, whole genome shotgun sequence includes the following:
- the LOC130904154 gene encoding 60S ribosomal protein L31 — protein sequence MAKQKGEKKGKSAINEVVTREYTVNLHKRLHGIGFKKRAPRAIKAIRQFAEKQMCTPDVRIDTRLNKQLWSKGIRNVPFRIRVRLSRRRNDDEDSANKLYTLVTYVPVATFKGLQTENVDVSQDN from the exons ATGGCAAAACAAAAAGGCGAGAAAAAAGGCAAATCCGCTATTAATGAAGTAGTCACTAGAGAATATACAGTAAATCTTCATAAAAGATTACATGGTATTGGATTTAAAAAGCGTGCACCTCGTGCAATTAAAGCAATTCGCCAATTTGCTGAAAAACAAATGTGCACACCCGATGTACGAATTGATACAAGACTTAACAAACAATTGTGGTCCAAAGGAATAAG AAATGTTCCTTTCCGTATTAGAGTTCGTCTTTCAAGAAGGAGGAATGACGATGAAGATTCTGCCAATAAATTGTACACACTCGTCACATACGTTCCTGTAGCTACATTCAAGGGATTACAAACTGAAAATGTTGATGTCAGTCAAGATAATTAA